The Stomoxys calcitrans chromosome 3, idStoCalc2.1, whole genome shotgun sequence genome includes a region encoding these proteins:
- the LOC106081724 gene encoding ATR-interacting protein mus304 encodes MAKRFQPMKEFGRNMKKPKLDISINRGPAPSTSKTSDAVNNFWDDDDDDVILLASQVAEAAVAKKTSYSDTNKFGHKNISISETEITFSEFASAATTSTQNPAATYDIPAPDILSQMFDDEDDDLMAAVEKQDPVVFKKPAAPSATQATQLLTKTKREDPKLPPKNNETEDFFDFRLTQNNATEFPNNSFAATQQSTARRQQASEKQIKFLMDRVDSLKKENSKISNELAESKSKIESKEGEVSLLRDELRHLKHQAQNLKMEKIFSTEAAKGECQSKIAELAKKVEAQQAEIRLKEAQASRMRMKQADETFKLHQSMVMLNRTGVNEVGIRQNEKMRKCMMKMQCLDLNGNFTSAEKQTELTPPIFDHSLDKGGTVKRKTLFETELETMQTLLAQLQLFAVHEVPEDFMAKCLESVCKVLPEFWAYTQTLYFLKYCEVHPYHNYSLSDSKVYASRQLQQPTEVYERERCLCFRRYIAILASMCQKEPSLALALLQHKHGEYFLLQIATDSIVTLGFACGVCEHFGVLEAFSVWLKSMLRHITVHTETSQLEMLMDLMKHIVFTRPCAWIFREISLSVIESCRLPQLLDLLCINSPDKSFVADRVKSTYRFSNDSCFMQVYCGLLEIAFPLSSRLHLEHFKLLVDICLNHIRFTYHCFVQPPKFIHKMIPIYDDDDEDGDVVDCEGTVKVEDLTKTRCFETTEQNSTAKSVIESTRIKVDATTSQSNSTANNIVPSTQCECYIKLCLSVVTLVFQLLRQWFFHKMEYCTEEVIEISRLSVQLLHMIFCDYYLTCLFRESEATTKYYLSLITKWWTDHAKKLNFNEIDLKLLQKIQNSHFIPKDIAEETNLNTVMADLTEWQNISNDGNNDIKPNSLEEAQQIANRLELIETAANEEKFFEVFKGYAFNFQ; translated from the exons ATGGCCAAACGTTTTCAGCCCATGAAGGAGTTCGGCCGAAACATGAAAAAGCCAAAGCTAGATATCAGCATTAATCGTGGTCCAGCACCCAGCACTTCAAAAACATCGGATGCAGTAAACAACTTTTgggatgacgatgatgatgatgttattCTGCTGGCTTCTCAAGTGGCTGAAGCAGCTGTTGCCAAGAAGACATCGTACTCGGACACCAACAAATTTGGACACAAAAATATATCCATATCGGAAACCGAGATTACATTTTCGGAATTTGCTAGTGCGGCCACAACCAGTACCCAAAACCCTGCTGCTACATACGATATACCAGCTCCTGACATTCTATCGCAAATGTTTGACGATGAAGATGACGATTTGATGGCGGCTGTGGAAAAGCAAGATCCCGTCGTTTTTAAAAAGCCAGCGGCCCCCTCTGCTACCCAAGCTACCCAGTTATTAACAAAAACCAAACGAGAGGATCCTAAATTGCCtccaaaaaataatgaaactgAGGACTTTTTTGATTTTCGGCTAACACAAAATAATGCAACTGAGTTTCCAAACAACTCCTTTGCTGCTACCCAGCAAAGTACTGCCAGAAGACAGCAAGCATcggaaaaacaaattaaatttttaatggataggGTGGACAGTTTAAAGAAGGAAAATTCCAAGATAAGTAATGAGCTGGCAGAGTCCAAATCCAAAATTGAGTCCAAGGAAGGTGAAGTGTCATTGCTGCGCGATGAACTGCGCCATCTCAAACATCAAgctcaaaatcttaaaatggaaaaaatcttTAGTACTGAAGCTGCCAAAGGAGAATGTCAGTCGAAAATAGCTGAGTTGGCCAAAAAGGTTGAGGCCCAACAGGCTGAGATCAGACTGAAAGAAGCCCAAGCCTCTAGAATGAGAATGAAGCAAGCAGACGAAACGTTTAAGCTACATCAGAGTATGGTAATGCTTAACAGGACCGGCGTGAATGAAGTGGGCATTAGGCAGAATGAAAAAATGAGAAAATGTATGATGAAAATGCAGTGTCTTGATTTGAACGGAAACTTTACATCGGCGGAGAAACAAACAGAGCTAACACCTCCAATATTTGATCACTCGCTAGACAAGGGTGGCACAGTCAAGCGCAAAACCCTATTTGAAACAGAATTGGAAACTATGCAAACACTGTTGGCTCAACTACAGCTATTCGCAGTACATGAGGTGCCAGAAGACTTCATGGCTAAGTGCCTGGAGTCGGTGTGCAAAGTCCTTCCAGAGTTTTGGGCCTATACTCAAACATTGTATTTTCTCAAATATTGCGAAGTACATCCTTACCACAATTATTCCCTAAGTGATTCCAAAGTGTATGCCTCCCGCCAATTGCAACAGCCAACAGAAGTGTATGAACGCGAACGTTGTCTTTGTTTCCGCAGATACATAGCCATTTTGGCCTCCATGTGCCAGAAGGAACCTTCGTTAGCTCTGGCTCTACTTCAGCACAAACACGGGGAATACTTTCTGCTACAAATAGCCACGGACTCAATAGTAACATTGGGCTTCGCTTGTGGTGTATGCGAACATTTTGGAGTTTTAGAGGCATTTTCAGTTTGGCTTAAAAGCATGTTGAGACACATAACGGTGCACACCGAAACGAGTCAATTGGAAATGTTGATGGATCTAATGAAACACATAGTATTTACCCGTCCCTGTGCTTGGATATTTCGTGAGATATCCCTCAGCGTAATTGAAAGCTGTAGACTGCCGCAGTTACTTGACCTATTGTGCATAAATAGTCCAGACAAATCATTTGTAGCTGATCGTGTAAAGTCAACATATAGATTTTCCAATGACTCATGTTTTATGCAG GTTTATTGTGGTCTTTTGGAAATTGCATTCCCCTTGAGTTCTCGCCTGCATTTGGAACATTTTAAACTGTTGGTTGACATTTGCCTTAATCATATACGCTTTACCTATCATTGTTTTGTACAACCGCCTAAATTTATTCACAAAATGATACCCATatacgatgatgatgacgaagatGGTGATGTTGTTGACTGTGAGGGTACAGTTAAAGTGGAAGATTTAACCAAGACTCGTTGCTTTGAAACAACTGAACAGAATTCAACAGCCAAATCGGTGATCGAGTCAACAAGAATTAAAGTCGATGCCACCACAAGTCAATCAAACAGTACGGCTAACAATATAGTTCCTTCCACACAGTGTGAGTGTTACATTAAACTCTGTCTGAGTGTTGTGACGCTGGTATTTCAACTGCTGAGACAATGGTTTTTCCACAAAATGGAATACT gtACCGAAGAAGTGATCGAAATATCCCGCCTGTCAGTACAATTGCTACATATGATATTCTGTGATTATTATCTAACCTGTTTATTTCGCGAATCGGAGGCCACCACCAAATACTATTTAAGTTTAATCACCAAATGGTGGACCGATcatgccaaaaaattaaactttaacGAAATTGATT taaaattattacagaaaatacaaaattccCATTTTATACCAAAGGACATTGCTGAAGAAACTAACTTGAATACGGTTATGGCTGATCTTACGGAATGGCAGAATATCAGCAATGATGGCAACAATGATATAAAACCCAACAGCCTGGAGGAGGCCCAGCAAATTGCCAATCGTTTAGAATTAATAGAGACCGCGGCGAATGAAGagaaattttttgaagtttttaaaGGCTATGCCTTTAATTTTcagtga